One region of Skermanella mucosa genomic DNA includes:
- a CDS encoding ATP-binding protein, with protein MRLIRLGLDRFGHFTDGGIDLGARPDFHIVCGNNEAGKTTTLRALSDLFFGIETRSPYNFKHDYADLRLTAEIEAADGRRLAFQRRKGRQNTLLDADGSGSLPDTALAAFLGPIDRDFFEGMFGLDHNRLRRGGEDILAARGDVGQSLFGAGAGVMGISQVLAELDAEANALFSSRRVASKPFYQALDRHADARKRLREAAVSGDEWRQVQADAEAAEARIRDCRERLNHLESARAKAERIRRTRHLVSQIAELEDCLGALADALVLAEDAADRRQAALRQRDEASRDVERCGAVAAKLAEELDGLTVPEAVLASGPGIEALHEQRGAIRDQRADLPKRESELRQLRDQAADLLRRLGSSLPVERAAEAIPPKSVLADVRALIAEEGRLRARSDAAADQLAKSRVEAARLEAQLEAIGTPADAAVLNAAIAEVKARGTLEQTLAEGQARLGRLKERIAAQVASLPLWQGSLDGLLQAKVPDDSTVTRFEKEFADLEARSTRAREKAEELRTQLSQLDAELAALKGTSEIPTAEAIAEARRRRDTGWRVVRRTFIDRDPPPLSTDEAELFDSTHDLPGLFEQTIRAADDLVDRKEAEAHRVANYVQFTSRHQDTIRRLTSAAHEVSACDRARGELEAAWAAAWRPAGLIPVSPREMSAWLARVAALVRDADSARDLETSTRRMEQDLAGAHAQLVAALSAHGSLASSQTALGILLRQADGLAQRLTEAALQRQGCLDRLVEQRVKVVEAERQADACAQALGTWQGSWGKLVERLGRDPSATPAGIEETLGALGELGRRLDAIKELTHRVERIGENVGRFEAEAVRLATALGLEAGGDAIDLAGILLSRLQQARGDLERRQDLATRLENARSEVASAEQTMRDAEAALERLRAEAGSTDDGALDEAIQRSNQRRDAERRLADLRRQLLAAGDGLGAAQLMAEAAECDPDRLAGDLQRISAEIADLQTQGTELGGEQQRLRQWLGEMERGRGGGTAAQEAQEALADLRDTAENYARVRTAALLLRRAVDRYRQEQQGPLLRRAAELFGTLTLGNYTGLKVEFDDRDQAILKGERRTGVLVDVSGMSDGTRDQLFLALRVAAIELYVAGAEPIPFVADDLLVNYDDDRAAAALSVLHDLSRQTQVLFFTHHSHLCDVAKRRLGAGALKVHALDQVVPA; from the coding sequence ATGAGACTGATCCGCCTGGGCCTCGACCGCTTCGGTCATTTCACGGACGGCGGGATCGATCTCGGCGCGCGGCCGGACTTCCATATCGTCTGCGGCAACAACGAGGCGGGAAAGACCACCACGCTCCGGGCGCTGAGCGACTTGTTCTTCGGGATCGAGACGCGCTCGCCCTACAACTTCAAGCATGACTACGCCGACCTGCGCCTGACCGCGGAGATCGAGGCGGCGGACGGCCGGCGGCTGGCCTTCCAGCGGCGCAAGGGCCGGCAGAACACCCTGCTCGACGCGGACGGGTCGGGCAGCCTTCCCGATACCGCCCTGGCCGCGTTCCTGGGGCCGATCGATCGCGACTTCTTCGAGGGCATGTTCGGGCTCGACCATAACCGGCTGCGCCGGGGCGGCGAGGATATCCTGGCCGCCCGCGGCGATGTCGGGCAGAGCCTGTTCGGGGCGGGCGCCGGCGTGATGGGCATCTCCCAGGTGCTTGCCGAGCTTGATGCCGAGGCGAACGCCCTGTTCTCCTCCCGCCGCGTCGCGTCGAAGCCGTTCTACCAGGCGCTGGACCGCCACGCTGACGCGCGCAAGCGGCTGCGCGAGGCCGCTGTCAGCGGCGACGAGTGGCGCCAGGTCCAGGCCGATGCCGAGGCCGCCGAGGCCAGGATCCGCGACTGCCGGGAACGCCTCAACCATTTGGAGTCCGCCCGCGCCAAGGCGGAGCGCATCCGCCGCACCCGCCATCTGGTCAGCCAGATCGCGGAGCTGGAGGACTGCCTCGGCGCCCTGGCCGACGCCCTTGTGCTGGCGGAGGACGCGGCCGATCGGCGGCAGGCCGCGTTGCGGCAGCGCGACGAGGCGTCCCGCGACGTGGAACGCTGCGGCGCCGTCGCCGCCAAGCTGGCAGAGGAGCTGGACGGCCTCACCGTCCCAGAGGCCGTCCTGGCGAGCGGTCCCGGGATCGAGGCCCTGCACGAGCAGCGGGGAGCGATCCGCGACCAGCGCGCCGACCTGCCCAAGCGCGAGAGCGAGTTGCGCCAGCTGCGCGACCAGGCGGCCGACCTGCTGAGGCGGCTCGGCTCGTCCCTGCCGGTCGAACGGGCGGCGGAAGCGATCCCTCCCAAGTCCGTCCTTGCCGATGTCCGCGCCCTCATCGCGGAGGAGGGCAGGCTGCGCGCCCGGTCCGACGCGGCTGCCGACCAGCTCGCCAAAAGCAGGGTCGAGGCGGCCCGGCTGGAGGCCCAGCTGGAAGCCATCGGCACGCCCGCCGACGCCGCCGTCCTGAATGCCGCCATCGCCGAGGTGAAGGCGCGCGGAACCCTGGAACAGACCCTCGCCGAGGGACAGGCCCGGCTTGGCCGCCTCAAGGAGCGGATCGCCGCCCAGGTCGCGAGCCTGCCCCTGTGGCAGGGCTCGCTCGACGGCCTGCTCCAGGCCAAGGTGCCGGACGACAGCACCGTCACCCGGTTCGAGAAGGAATTCGCCGACCTCGAAGCGCGCTCGACGCGGGCGCGGGAGAAGGCCGAGGAGTTGCGGACGCAGCTCAGCCAGCTCGATGCGGAACTGGCGGCACTCAAGGGAACCAGCGAGATCCCGACGGCGGAGGCCATCGCGGAAGCCCGCCGCCGTCGCGATACCGGCTGGCGCGTCGTTCGCCGGACCTTCATCGACCGTGACCCGCCGCCCTTGTCCACCGACGAGGCCGAGCTGTTCGATTCGACCCACGACCTGCCGGGGCTGTTCGAGCAGACCATCCGTGCCGCCGACGATCTGGTCGACCGCAAGGAGGCGGAGGCCCATCGGGTCGCCAACTATGTCCAGTTCACCTCGCGCCACCAGGATACCATCCGGCGCCTTACCTCCGCCGCCCACGAGGTCTCGGCCTGCGACAGGGCCCGTGGCGAGCTGGAGGCGGCCTGGGCGGCGGCGTGGCGCCCGGCGGGGCTGATCCCGGTGTCGCCGCGGGAGATGTCGGCCTGGCTCGCCCGCGTCGCCGCCCTGGTCCGCGACGCCGACTCGGCCCGCGACCTGGAGACGAGCACCCGGCGCATGGAGCAGGACCTTGCCGGCGCCCATGCCCAGCTGGTGGCCGCGCTGTCCGCCCACGGTTCGCTCGCGTCATCGCAGACCGCATTGGGCATCCTGCTGCGGCAGGCCGATGGACTGGCCCAACGCCTGACCGAAGCGGCGCTCCAGCGCCAGGGCTGCCTGGACCGTCTGGTCGAGCAGCGGGTCAAGGTCGTGGAGGCAGAACGCCAGGCCGACGCCTGCGCCCAGGCTCTCGGCACGTGGCAAGGGAGTTGGGGAAAGCTGGTCGAACGGCTCGGACGGGATCCCAGCGCCACCCCCGCCGGCATCGAGGAGACCCTGGGCGCCCTGGGGGAGCTTGGCCGCCGCCTCGACGCGATCAAGGAACTGACCCACCGCGTCGAGCGGATCGGCGAAAATGTCGGCCGGTTCGAGGCCGAAGCCGTCCGGCTCGCCACGGCGCTCGGTCTGGAGGCCGGCGGCGACGCCATCGACCTTGCCGGCATTCTTCTCTCCCGGCTCCAGCAGGCGCGCGGGGATCTGGAGCGGCGCCAGGATCTCGCGACGCGGCTCGAAAACGCGCGGAGCGAGGTTGCGTCGGCCGAGCAGACCATGCGGGATGCGGAGGCGGCGCTCGAGCGGCTCAGGGCGGAGGCCGGCAGCACGGACGACGGCGCGCTCGACGAGGCTATCCAGCGGTCGAACCAGCGGCGCGATGCCGAACGGCGCCTGGCCGACCTCCGTCGGCAGCTCCTCGCCGCCGGCGACGGGCTGGGTGCCGCACAGCTCATGGCCGAAGCGGCTGAATGCGACCCCGACCGGCTCGCCGGCGATCTCCAGCGGATTTCCGCCGAGATCGCGGACCTTCAGACCCAGGGAACGGAGCTGGGCGGCGAGCAGCAACGGCTTCGCCAGTGGCTCGGCGAGATGGAGCGGGGCAGGGGCGGCGGTACGGCAGCCCAGGAGGCGCAGGAGGCGCTCGCCGACCTTCGCGACACGGCGGAAAATTACGCCAGGGTTCGAACCGCCGCCCTGCTTCTCCGTCGGGCCGTGGACCGGTACCGCCAGGAACAGCAGGGGCCGTTGCTCCGTCGGGCGGCCGAGTTGTTCGGCACGCTCACGCTCGGCAACTATACCGGCCTCAAGGTGGAGTTCGACGACCGGGACCAGGCGATCCTGAAGGGGGAGCGGCGCACCGGCGTGCTGGTAGATGTCTCCGGCATGAGCGACGGTACCCGGGACCAGCTGTTCCTGGCGTTGCGGGTGGCTGCCATCGAACTCTATGTGGCCGGCGCCGAGCCGATCCCGTTCGTCGCCGACGATCTGCTGGTCAACTACGACGACGACCGGGCGGCCGCGGCCCTGTCGGTGCTGCACGACCTCAGCCGGCAGACGCAGGTGCTGTTCTTCACCCACCACTCCCATCTGTGCGATGTGGCGAAGCGCCGGCTCGGTGCGGGGGCGCTGAAGGTGCATGCGCTGGATCAGGTCGTGCCTGCCTGA
- a CDS encoding metallophosphoesterase family protein codes for MKFIHAADIHLDSPLVGLAAYDGAPVDLLRGATRRAFQALVDLAQEEAVDFVVIAGDLYDGDWRDFNTGLFFVQQMARLRQAGIPVFLIHGNHDAESQITRKLPLPENVTVFSSRKPETHLLPGLKVALHGQSFKQREVVDNLAAGYKPPVPGHFNIGLLHTSADGREGHAGYAPCDPTDLARHGYDYWALGHVHTREVLNEHPYIVFPGNLQGRNIRETGAKGCMMVTVEDGHVTRLDHRPVDVLRWGVVEADLTGCESPGDALARVRGALEAAADGCEGRPLAARLRLTGATPLHGGLLSRQDSFMAEVRAVALDLGADAVWIEKIIGATRPMRDLVTLSLRQDAVGSLLRSLDGLAADPELQATVRSELDELMGKMPRELDRQHDQGEELAALRDPAALIADARAIVLSRLLDRELDR; via the coding sequence ATGAAATTCATCCACGCCGCCGATATCCATCTCGACAGCCCGCTGGTCGGGCTGGCCGCCTACGACGGCGCGCCGGTCGATCTGCTGCGGGGCGCCACCCGCCGCGCCTTCCAGGCGCTGGTCGATCTGGCGCAGGAGGAGGCGGTCGATTTCGTGGTGATCGCCGGCGACCTGTATGACGGCGACTGGCGCGACTTCAACACCGGCCTGTTCTTCGTCCAGCAGATGGCGCGCCTGCGCCAGGCCGGCATCCCCGTCTTCCTGATCCACGGCAACCACGACGCCGAAAGCCAGATCACCCGCAAGCTGCCGCTGCCGGAGAACGTCACGGTCTTCTCCTCCCGCAAGCCGGAAACGCACCTGCTTCCCGGCCTGAAGGTCGCCCTGCACGGCCAGAGCTTCAAGCAGCGGGAAGTGGTCGACAACCTGGCCGCTGGGTACAAGCCGCCGGTGCCGGGGCACTTCAACATCGGCCTGCTGCACACCTCGGCGGACGGGCGCGAAGGCCATGCCGGCTACGCGCCGTGCGATCCCACCGACCTCGCCCGCCACGGCTACGACTACTGGGCATTGGGCCACGTCCATACCCGCGAGGTGCTGAACGAGCACCCGTACATCGTCTTCCCCGGCAACCTCCAGGGACGCAATATCCGGGAGACCGGCGCCAAGGGCTGCATGATGGTCACGGTCGAGGACGGCCATGTGACCCGGCTCGACCACCGCCCGGTCGACGTGCTCCGCTGGGGTGTGGTCGAGGCGGACCTGACCGGCTGCGAATCGCCCGGCGACGCGCTGGCCCGGGTCCGAGGGGCGCTCGAAGCGGCAGCCGACGGGTGCGAGGGCCGGCCGCTGGCCGCCCGTCTGCGGCTGACCGGTGCGACCCCCCTCCATGGCGGGCTGCTGTCCCGGCAGGATTCCTTCATGGCGGAAGTGCGGGCCGTGGCGCTCGACCTGGGGGCCGACGCGGTCTGGATCGAGAAGATCATCGGCGCCACCCGGCCGATGCGCGACCTCGTCACCCTCAGCCTGCGCCAGGACGCGGTCGGCAGCCTGTTGCGCTCCCTGGACGGCCTCGCCGCCGATCCGGAGCTTCAGGCGACCGTCCGGTCCGAGCTGGACGAGCTGATGGGCAAGATGCCGCGCGAACTGGACCGCCAGCACGACCAGGGCGAAGAGCTTGCCGCCTTGAGGGACCCCGCCGCCCTGATCGCGGACGCCAGGGCCATCGTATTGTCACGCCTGCTCGACCGGGAGCTCGACCGATGA
- a CDS encoding protein meaA, with translation MSGHRDKPWLIRTYSGHSTAAASNALYRTNLKRGQTGLSVAFDLPTQTGYDSDHPLARGEVGKVGVPVCHLGDMKTLFDGIPLGEMNTSMTINATAPWLLALYIAAAEQQGADRAQLAGTTQNDIIKEYLSRGTYIFPPEPSMRLTTDMIAFTYREVPKWNPMNVCSYHLQEAGATPVQELAFALATACAVLDAVKASGQVPAEDFPQVVGRISFFVNAGIRFVTELCKMRAFTYLWDQITRDRYGIEDQQFRRFRYGVQVNSLGLTEPQPENNVYRILIEMLAVVLSKDARARAVQLPAWNEALGLPRPWDQQWSLRLQQIVAFETDLLEYGDLFNGSHVIDSKVEELMAEALDELARIDAMGGAIAAVESSYMKQRLVESNTRRLAAIEAGEQIVVGVNKFTESAPSPLTAGDDGGFLAVDPQAEADQLARLEAWRAARNPADVEAALADLGEAARDGRNIMEPSIRCAHAGVTTGEWSAVLRGVFGEYRAPTGVGKAASTGGADSLATVRERVTEVSERLGRRIKMLVGKPGLDGHSNGAEQIAVRARDAGMEVVYEGIRLTPAQIVNAALEEGVHVVGLSILSGSHVALVTDVLDRMRRLGLGEIPVVVGGIIPPEDERTLKAAGVARVYTPKDYDLTAIMDDIVSLVDERGEQAA, from the coding sequence ATGAGTGGACATCGCGACAAGCCCTGGCTGATCCGGACTTATTCCGGCCATTCGACCGCAGCCGCCTCGAATGCGCTGTACCGGACGAACCTGAAGCGGGGACAGACCGGCCTTTCCGTAGCCTTCGACCTGCCGACCCAGACCGGCTACGACAGCGACCATCCGCTGGCCAGGGGTGAGGTCGGCAAGGTCGGCGTTCCGGTCTGCCATCTCGGCGACATGAAGACGCTGTTCGACGGCATCCCGCTGGGCGAGATGAACACCTCCATGACGATCAACGCGACGGCGCCGTGGCTGCTGGCGCTCTACATCGCCGCCGCGGAGCAGCAGGGCGCCGACCGGGCGCAGCTCGCCGGGACGACCCAGAACGACATCATCAAGGAATATCTCAGCCGCGGCACCTACATCTTCCCGCCTGAGCCGTCGATGCGGCTGACCACGGACATGATCGCCTTCACCTACCGTGAAGTGCCGAAGTGGAACCCCATGAACGTCTGCTCCTACCACCTGCAGGAGGCGGGGGCGACTCCGGTGCAGGAGCTGGCCTTCGCGCTGGCGACCGCCTGCGCGGTGCTCGACGCCGTGAAGGCGTCGGGGCAGGTCCCGGCCGAGGATTTCCCCCAGGTGGTCGGGCGGATCAGCTTCTTCGTCAACGCCGGCATCCGGTTCGTCACCGAGCTGTGCAAGATGCGGGCGTTCACCTATCTGTGGGACCAGATCACCCGCGATCGCTACGGCATCGAGGACCAGCAGTTCCGCCGGTTCCGCTATGGCGTCCAGGTCAACAGCCTGGGCCTGACCGAACCGCAGCCGGAAAACAATGTCTACCGCATCCTGATCGAGATGCTGGCCGTCGTCCTGTCCAAGGACGCCCGCGCCCGCGCGGTCCAGCTTCCCGCCTGGAACGAGGCGCTGGGCCTGCCGCGCCCGTGGGACCAGCAGTGGAGCCTGCGCCTCCAGCAGATCGTCGCGTTCGAGACCGACCTGCTGGAATACGGCGACCTGTTCAACGGCAGCCACGTCATCGACTCCAAGGTCGAGGAGCTGATGGCCGAGGCGCTGGACGAGCTGGCCCGGATCGACGCCATGGGCGGCGCCATCGCCGCCGTCGAGTCGTCCTACATGAAGCAGCGGCTGGTCGAGTCGAACACCCGGCGCCTCGCGGCGATCGAGGCCGGCGAGCAGATCGTGGTCGGCGTCAACAAGTTCACCGAGTCGGCGCCGTCGCCGCTGACCGCGGGTGACGACGGCGGCTTCTTGGCCGTCGATCCCCAGGCGGAGGCGGACCAGCTCGCTCGACTCGAAGCTTGGCGCGCCGCCCGCAACCCGGCCGACGTCGAAGCGGCCCTGGCCGACCTGGGCGAAGCTGCCCGCGACGGGCGCAACATCATGGAGCCCAGCATCCGCTGCGCCCATGCCGGTGTCACCACCGGCGAATGGTCCGCCGTCCTGCGCGGCGTGTTCGGCGAGTACCGCGCCCCGACCGGCGTCGGCAAGGCCGCCAGCACCGGCGGCGCCGACAGCTTGGCTACCGTGCGCGAGCGCGTGACCGAGGTCTCGGAGCGGCTCGGCCGTCGGATCAAGATGCTGGTCGGCAAGCCGGGGCTGGACGGCCATTCCAACGGGGCGGAGCAGATCGCGGTGCGCGCCCGCGATGCCGGCATGGAAGTGGTGTACGAGGGCATCCGCCTGACCCCCGCGCAGATCGTCAACGCCGCCCTGGAGGAGGGCGTCCATGTCGTCGGCCTGTCGATCCTGTCCGGCAGCCACGTGGCGCTGGTGACCGACGTCCTCGACCGCATGCGCCGCCTGGGCCTGGGCGAGATCCCCGTCGTCGTCGGCGGCATCATTCCGCCGGAGGACGAGCGGACCCTGAAGGCCGCCGGCGTGGCCCGCGTCTACACCCCCAAGGACTACGACCTGACCGCCATCATGGACGACATCGTCAGTCTGGTGGACGAACGCGGGGAACAGGCGGCGTAA
- the ccrA gene encoding crotonyl-CoA carboxylase/reductase, whose translation MTEAANVITRPAGPAVKDLYDVGEIPPLGHVPAKMHAWAIRRERHGEPEKAMQLEVVATPEIGQDEVLVMVMAAGVNYNGIWAGLGKPISPFDVHKAEYHIAGSDASGIVWAVGSKVKRFKVGDEVVVHCNQDDGDDEECNGGDPMFSTSQRIWGYETPDGSFAQFCRVQARQLMARPKHLTWEESACYTLTLATAYRMLFGHRPHILRPGHNVLVWGASGGLGSMAIQLIATAGANAIGVISDETKRDFVLSLGAKGVLNRKDFDCWGQLPDVDDSAAYAEYMKRVRPFGKAIWDITGKGNDVDFVFEHPGEQTFPVSCFVVKRGGMVVFCAGTSGFNLTFDARFVWMRQKRIQGSHFANLLQASQANQLVIERRLDPCMSEVFSWEDIPRAHTKMLRNEHKPGNMAVLVNARTPGLRTLEDVAEA comes from the coding sequence ATGACCGAGGCAGCGAACGTCATCACCCGCCCGGCCGGTCCGGCGGTCAAGGACCTCTACGACGTGGGCGAGATCCCGCCGCTGGGCCATGTGCCGGCGAAGATGCACGCCTGGGCGATCCGGAGGGAGCGTCACGGCGAGCCCGAGAAGGCCATGCAGCTCGAAGTCGTCGCGACTCCGGAGATCGGACAGGACGAGGTCCTGGTCATGGTCATGGCGGCCGGCGTCAACTACAACGGTATCTGGGCCGGCCTGGGCAAGCCGATCTCGCCGTTCGACGTGCACAAGGCCGAGTACCACATCGCCGGCTCCGACGCGTCGGGGATCGTCTGGGCCGTCGGCAGCAAGGTCAAACGGTTCAAGGTCGGCGACGAGGTCGTGGTCCACTGCAACCAGGACGACGGCGACGACGAGGAGTGCAACGGCGGCGACCCGATGTTCTCGACCTCCCAGCGGATCTGGGGCTACGAGACGCCGGACGGCTCCTTCGCCCAGTTCTGCCGCGTGCAGGCCCGCCAGTTGATGGCCCGGCCGAAGCACCTGACCTGGGAAGAGAGCGCCTGCTACACCCTGACGCTGGCGACCGCTTACCGCATGCTGTTCGGCCACCGCCCGCACATTCTCCGGCCGGGTCACAACGTGCTGGTCTGGGGCGCCTCGGGCGGCCTGGGCTCCATGGCGATCCAGCTGATCGCGACGGCCGGCGCCAACGCGATCGGCGTGATCTCGGACGAGACCAAGCGGGACTTCGTGCTGTCGCTCGGCGCCAAGGGCGTGCTGAACCGCAAGGACTTTGACTGCTGGGGCCAGCTGCCGGACGTGGACGACAGCGCCGCCTATGCCGAGTACATGAAGCGGGTCCGCCCCTTCGGCAAGGCGATCTGGGACATCACCGGCAAGGGCAACGACGTCGACTTCGTGTTCGAGCATCCGGGCGAGCAGACCTTCCCGGTCTCCTGCTTCGTGGTCAAGCGCGGCGGCATGGTGGTGTTCTGCGCCGGCACGTCGGGCTTCAACCTGACCTTCGACGCGCGCTTCGTGTGGATGCGCCAGAAGCGCATCCAGGGCAGCCACTTCGCCAACCTGCTCCAGGCGAGCCAGGCCAACCAGCTGGTGATCGAGCGGCGCCTGGACCCCTGCATGTCGGAGGTCTTCTCGTGGGAGGACATCCCGCGCGCCCACACCAAGATGCTCCGCAACGAGCACAAGCCGGGCAACATGGCCGTGCTGGTGAACGCGCGGACGCCCGGCCTGCGGACGCTGGAAGACGTGGCGGAGGCGTAA
- a CDS encoding GH1 family beta-glucosidase, producing MAQQFVRFPDGFVWGTSTSSYQIEGAADADGRGLSVWDTFSRTPGKVLNGDTGDVAADHYNRYLEDVALMADAGLKAYRFSVAWPRVQPTGTGPANAKGLVFYDRLTDALLRRGIEPWPCLYHWDLPQALQDRGGWGNRDIASWFADYALIVAGRIGDRAKHWVMLNEPSVVAIFGHGLGGHAPDLRGRDNYCAAIHHQNLAQGRALAALRAAGGKDWQLGTVLSVQPVKPAPGPDSNRHAAAQWDAVWNRACLDPLFKGEYPDSLIADFKPLVKPGDMETIRQPIDFLGLNYYSRMHQVVDPGGLFGTNFGPSPDGTKHTDMGWPIEPDGLYEQLIDFRDRYGNPPVYVTENGASYGDWVGPSGKAEDGARIFFIRDHLLACHRAIRDGADLRGYFVWTLLDNFEWGYGYTQHFGLVQVDRETMQRRPKASYYWYGDVAKANAVPL from the coding sequence ATGGCTCAGCAATTCGTAAGATTCCCCGACGGCTTCGTCTGGGGAACCTCGACCTCTTCCTACCAGATCGAGGGGGCCGCCGACGCCGACGGCCGTGGCCTCAGCGTCTGGGACACCTTCAGCCGCACGCCGGGCAAGGTGCTGAACGGCGACACCGGCGACGTCGCGGCCGACCATTACAACCGGTACCTGGAGGACGTAGCACTGATGGCCGACGCGGGGCTCAAAGCCTACCGCTTCTCCGTCGCCTGGCCGCGCGTTCAGCCGACCGGCACCGGCCCGGCGAACGCCAAGGGCCTGGTCTTCTACGACCGCCTCACCGACGCGCTGCTCCGGCGCGGGATCGAGCCCTGGCCGTGCCTCTATCATTGGGATCTCCCCCAGGCGCTCCAGGACCGGGGCGGCTGGGGCAACCGCGACATCGCGTCCTGGTTCGCCGACTATGCCTTGATCGTCGCCGGCCGGATCGGCGACCGGGCCAAACACTGGGTCATGCTGAACGAGCCCTCGGTCGTCGCGATCTTCGGCCACGGCCTCGGAGGCCACGCTCCAGATCTGCGCGGGCGGGACAACTATTGCGCCGCGATCCACCACCAGAATCTGGCGCAGGGCAGGGCGCTCGCGGCATTGCGCGCCGCTGGCGGCAAGGACTGGCAGCTCGGCACCGTGCTCAGCGTCCAGCCGGTCAAGCCGGCCCCCGGACCCGACTCCAACCGTCACGCGGCGGCGCAATGGGACGCGGTCTGGAACCGCGCCTGCCTGGACCCGCTGTTCAAGGGCGAGTATCCCGACAGCCTGATCGCCGACTTCAAGCCGCTGGTCAAGCCGGGCGATATGGAGACGATCCGCCAGCCGATCGATTTCCTCGGACTCAACTATTACAGCCGCATGCATCAGGTGGTCGATCCCGGCGGCCTGTTCGGCACCAATTTCGGCCCGTCGCCGGATGGGACGAAGCACACCGACATGGGCTGGCCGATCGAGCCGGACGGGCTGTATGAACAACTCATCGACTTCCGCGACCGCTACGGCAACCCGCCGGTCTATGTGACGGAGAACGGCGCGTCCTATGGCGACTGGGTAGGTCCCAGCGGCAAGGCCGAGGACGGCGCGCGGATCTTCTTCATCCGCGACCACCTGCTGGCCTGCCACCGCGCGATCCGGGACGGCGCCGACCTGCGGGGCTATTTCGTCTGGACCCTGCTCGACAACTTCGAATGGGGCTACGGCTACACCCAGCATTTCGGCCTGGTGCAGGTCGACCGGGAGACGATGCAGCGCCGCCCGAAGGCCAGCTACTACTGGTACGGCGACGTGGCGAAGGCGAACGCGGTGCCTCTCTGA
- a CDS encoding acyl-CoA dehydrogenase family protein has translation MTSVAVKLDPASSAALLLDDLLPLCAEALPAAERLVESARASVLGIVTSPGGKIDADLLEANQTAAHGYAWMATYVEGLRQMLGWATRLDAAGELGELEALMLQAAFGEYLAQLVGGVPLSQVEIVRPGDLGVPAGALAEYRTDAVATLIDHGAAAPVRLRIAELVADHHTFGKLALEDETLDMVRDQFSRFAADMVVPHAHGWHERDELIPLEVVEQMAELGVFGLTVPEEFGGLGMGKTAMCVVSEVLSQAYIGVGSLGTRSEIAAELIRLGGTQEQKEKWLPKLASGEILPTAVFTEPNTGSDLGSLRTRAVREGDTYKVMGNKTWITHAARSDLMTLLVRTDPNTTDYRGLSMLLAEKPRGTVEDPFPAEGMTGGEIEVLGYRGMKEYEIGFDGFEVPAENLLGGVEGQGFKQLMETFESARIQTAARATGVAQNAMELGLQYATDRVQFGKPLIKFPRVAAKIGWMAVETMLVRQLTYFAAREKDQDRRCDIEAGMAKLLAARVAWSNADNALQIHGGNGYATEYQISRVLCDARILNIFEGAAEIQAQVIARGLLGRRN, from the coding sequence ATGACCAGCGTCGCCGTCAAGCTCGATCCCGCCTCGTCCGCCGCCTTGCTGCTCGACGATCTGCTGCCGCTTTGCGCCGAGGCCCTGCCCGCCGCGGAACGGCTGGTGGAGAGTGCGCGGGCGTCGGTGCTGGGGATCGTGACCAGCCCCGGCGGCAAGATCGACGCCGACCTGCTGGAGGCGAACCAGACCGCGGCGCACGGCTATGCCTGGATGGCAACCTATGTCGAGGGCCTGCGCCAGATGCTCGGCTGGGCGACCCGCCTGGACGCCGCCGGCGAGCTGGGAGAACTGGAGGCACTGATGCTCCAGGCGGCCTTCGGCGAGTATCTGGCGCAGCTGGTCGGCGGCGTGCCGCTGAGCCAGGTGGAGATCGTCCGCCCCGGCGACCTGGGCGTGCCCGCCGGAGCGCTCGCCGAGTACCGGACCGACGCCGTCGCGACCCTGATCGACCACGGCGCCGCGGCGCCGGTGCGGCTGCGAATCGCGGAGCTGGTCGCCGACCACCATACCTTCGGCAAGCTGGCGCTGGAGGACGAGACGCTGGACATGGTGCGCGACCAGTTCAGCCGATTCGCGGCCGACATGGTCGTGCCCCACGCCCACGGCTGGCACGAGCGCGACGAGCTGATCCCGCTGGAAGTGGTCGAGCAGATGGCCGAGCTGGGCGTGTTCGGCCTGACCGTGCCGGAGGAGTTCGGCGGCCTGGGCATGGGCAAGACCGCCATGTGCGTGGTGTCCGAAGTGCTGAGCCAGGCCTATATCGGCGTCGGCTCGCTGGGCACCCGGTCGGAGATCGCGGCCGAGCTGATCCGCCTGGGCGGCACCCAGGAGCAGAAAGAGAAATGGCTGCCCAAGCTGGCGAGCGGCGAGATCCTGCCGACCGCCGTCTTCACGGAGCCGAACACCGGGTCGGACCTGGGATCGCTCCGCACCCGCGCGGTGCGCGAGGGCGACACCTATAAGGTGATGGGCAACAAGACCTGGATCACCCACGCCGCCCGCAGCGACCTTATGACGCTGCTGGTCCGCACCGACCCCAACACCACCGACTACCGCGGCCTGTCGATGCTGCTGGCGGAGAAGCCGCGCGGCACCGTCGAGGATCCGTTCCCAGCCGAGGGCATGACCGGCGGCGAGATCGAGGTGCTGGGCTACCGCGGCATGAAGGAGTACGAGATCGGCTTCGACGGCTTCGAGGTCCCGGCCGAGAACCTGCTGGGCGGCGTCGAGGGCCAGGGCTTCAAGCAGCTGATGGAAACCTTCGAGAGCGCCCGCATCCAGACCGCAGCGCGCGCCACCGGCGTCGCGCAGAACGCCATGGAGCTGGGGCTCCAGTACGCCACCGACCGGGTGCAGTTCGGCAAGCCGCTGATCAAGTTCCCCCGGGTCGCCGCCAAGATCGGCTGGATGGCGGTCGAGACCATGCTGGTCCGGCAGCTGACATACTTCGCCGCGCGCGAGAAGGACCAGGACCGCCGCTGCGACATCGAGGCCGGCATGGCGAAGCTGCTGGCCGCCCGCGTCGCCTGGTCCAACGCCGACAACGCCCTGCAGATCCACGGCGGCAACGGCTATGCGACCGAATACCAGATCAGCCGCGTGCTGTGCGACGCCCGCATCCTGAACATTTTCGAGGGTGCCGCGGAGATCCAGGCGCAGGTGATCGCGCGCGGCCTGCTCGGCCGGCGGAACTGA